The Microbacterium sp. W4I20 genome segment GCCTGGACGGCGAACGCCGACCGCGGCGCGGTGCAGTACGAGCCGCAGAGCCTCGAGGCGCCGAAGGGCTTCCCGGCGGCGGGGCCCGCCGACGGAAAGCTCGCGTCGGCTGGCGGACTCTTCGGCGGCACCCTCGATGAGCAGTCGTCGACGCGATGGGCCAAGAACGTCGTGCAAGCGGGACCGGTGCAGGTCGCGTGGTCGCTGACCGCCGGGCACCGCACCTCCGAGTGGCGCTACTTCATCACGAAGCAGGGCTGGGACCAGAACGATGAGCTCGAGCGTGCCGACCTCGAGCCGCTGACGAGCTTCGACGGGGGCGGGGCGATCCCCGCCGTTCCGACCGTGCACACGCTGAACATCCCGGCCGACCACAAGGGATACCACGTGATCTACGCGGTCTGGGACATCGCCGACACGCAGAACGCGTTCTACAACACCATCGACATCGACATCCGCGGCGGGGGAGCAGTGGACCCGGTCGACCCCGTCGACCCGGTGGACCCGATCGATCCGGTGGACCCGGTCGACCCGGTCGATCCGGTCGATCCGGTCGATCCGGTCGAGGGGATCGCGCCGTGGTCCGCGACAGGCGTGTACTCCATCGGAGACCTCGTGCAGCATCAGGGCACCGTCTACCGCGCTGTGCAGTCGCATCGCGGATGGGGTGACGCGTCGTGGATCACCGCCCTGTCACTCTGGGAGCCGACAACCGCCACCGAGCACACCCACACCCATTGACCGTTCCGGTCGCGAAAAGGCACTTATCCTGGCGACGGATGCCTGCCTTATCGCGACCGGAACGAAGACGAGACTGCTGCGCCATTCGTCAAGACCCTTCGCCGGCGGCGGGAGCCGGACCAGACTGCACTCATGACGACGACCGAACGCGGATCCGGGACCGACGAGGGACCGGAGCGCACGGCCGACGGCCACCACATCACCGTGAACGGACGCCGTTGGCGCGCGACAGACCCGGCGATCCCCGACACCTTCCGCCAGGAGCTCGTCGACGAGCTGATGGCGGCGCGGCGTGCGGTGAAGTCCGACGAGCCTGATGCGCGCCGGCGGGTGCACGACGCGAAGACCGCACTCGGCGAGCGCGGTGCACCCTGGTGGGAGGAGCCGACGGATGCCGCGTTCGAGGAACGAGCCGCGGCGGCGATGCGTGCTCTCACCCGCAAGCGGAGCGAGTCATCGATCTGCCCGAGCGACGTGGCGCGTGCGATCGGCGGCGAGTCATGGCGATCGCGGATGGACGATGTGCGCCGGGTCGCCGCCGACCTCGCCGCGCGCGACGAGGTCGTCGTGACGCAGAAGGGCGAACCGGTACGGATCGAGGAGGCACGCGGCCCGGTGCGGATCATCCGCGGTCCCGCGCTCTGAGGCGGATACGACGGAGGCCCCGAACGATGCGGGGCCTCCGTGAAACTGTGGAGCCTAGGAGATTCGAACTCCTGACATCCTGCTTGCAAAGCAGGCGCTCTACCAACTGAGCTAAGGCCCCGTGAGGGTTTTTCTTGAGTTGCAGGGTGGGGCTACCAGGACTTGAACCTGGGACCTCTTCATTATCAGTGAAGCGCTCTAACCGCCTGAGCTATAGCCCCGTCAACCTCCAAGACTTTACCGGAGAAAGGCGGAAAATCCGAATCGAGCGCGGGGGCTCACGTGCAGCCCCCGCGCTCGGGTCCGGTCAGTTCCCCGGGCGGATGTTCACGCTTCCCGCGGAGAGACTCACATCGATCGACCGCTTCCCGGTTCCGGACTGCTCGATCTTCGCGTCGAGGGATCCGGCGCTGATGTCCTGCGTCAAGGTATAGCCGACGTCGGGCACCGTCAGATCGAGGGATCCGGCGCTGACATCGATGGTCGTCGTCGACGGCGGCGTGCCCGTCAGCTCGACATCGAGCGATCCCGCCGAGACTCCGAGCACGGCATCGTCGACGCCGTCGAGCAGGACATCGGCGCGACCGGCGTTCATCTGCATGTCGAGGCTGTCCGCCGATCCGTTCACGTCGAGAGACCCGGCACTGACCTCGACATCGAGGTGACCGTAGTCGCCTTCGACCTCGAGACTCCCCGCATCGAGGTTGAGGTCGCCGTCGAGCCCCTCTCCGCTCAAGCTCTCGGGCAGGGTGAGCACGGCGATCTCCTCGTCGCCGAACCAGTTGCCGAACCACCAGCCCCACGACGACTCCGGGCCGTGCACGACCAGCTCGTCACCCTCGCGCTCGAACGTCCACGCAGGGCCTCGCGCGTTCGTGATCGAGAGTTCCGCCTCGTCGACGTCGCCGAACTCGATGCGCATGTTGCTGCCGTCGACATCCAGGTCGATCGTGTCGATGCCGTCGACCTCGACCGTCTGCACGGCGTCGGGACGGCCGGCGCCCATGAGGTTGCCGGTCGCCGCCAGCGCCGCAGTGCCACCGGAGCCCACGAGAGCGATGCCGCCGACCACGGCCGTGACGATCATGATGGCATTCACGCCGGACGATCGCGGGGCAGCGTCGGGACCCGCGGTGCGCGACGTCTCGACCGGCTCGGCGGTCCAGGGATCGGCATCCGGCGTCGCCGACGCAGCGGCGTCGGCGGGCGGGGGAGTGAGCGGAGTGTGACCGCCCGCGAAGTCGTTCTGTTCGTTCGTCATCGTGACGCTCCTGTCGGGCCGGCCGGCGGGGTGGGCCCGCCGGTGTTCTCGATGTGGGCGAGGGCTGCGAGCACGCGACGGTTACCCGACTCGCCCTGCTCGAACCCCAGCTTCTGGAAGATGGAGGTGATGTGCTTCTCGACGCTCGCCTCGGAGAGGAAGAGCAGCCCGGCGATCGCCTGGTTCGACTTGCCCTCCGCGATCAGCGCCAGCACCGTGCGCTCGCGCTCGGTGAGCCGCAGCATCCGATCGTCACGGTTCCGCCGCGTGAGCAGCTGGGCGACGACCTCGGGGTCGAGCACCGTGGCGCCTTCGGAGATCCGCTGCACCGAGGCGAGGAACTCGGCGACATCCGCGACACGATCCTTGAGCAGGTAGCCGAGCGGGCCGCCCTGCGCCGCGATCAGGTCCGACGCGTAGCGCTCCTCGACGTACTGAGAGAGAACCAGGATCGCGAGCGACGGATGCGTCTGCCGCAGGCCGAGCGCCGCGCGGATGCCCTCGTCCGTGAAGGTCGGGGGGAGCCGCACGTCGAGGATGCAGAGCTCGGGATCGGTCTCTGTGACCGCGTCGCCGAGTCCCGTCGTGTCGGGAAGCGCGGCCACCACCTGGTGACCGGCATCTTCGAGGAGCCGGACGAGGCCTTCGCGCAGCAGGACGGAGTCCTCGCAGATCAGGATGCGCATGGCACGTTCACCTCCAGCGACGTCGGTCCGCCGACGGGGCTGTCGAGACGGAACGTGCCGCCGGCAGCGAGGGTGCGGTTCGCGATGCCGTCGAGGCCGCCGCCGGGCTGCACCTGTGCGCCGCCCATCCCGTTGTCCTCGACGCGAGCCCAGAGCACGTTGCCCTCTCGAAGTCGCACCATCACGCGAGCCTCACTGGCCCGGGAGTGCTTCGCCGCATTGGTGAGCGACTCCGCGATGGCGAAGTACACGGCGGCTTCCGCCTCGCGGCTGCAGCGCCCATCCATGCGCACGTCGAGATGCACGGGGATGTGGGAGCGGCCGGCGAGGGCGGAGAGCGCCGCATCCAGACCGCGGTCGTCGAGCACCGAGGCGTGGATGCCGCGGGCGAGCTGGCGCAGTTCGGTGATGGCCGCCTTCGTGGAGGTGTGCGCCTCCGCGATGAGCTCCTTCGCGGCATCCGGATCGTTGTCGATCTCTCTGCTGGGCGAGGCCGAGGGTCATGCCGACCGAGACCAGTCGCGGCTGCACGCCGTCATGCAGGTCGCGTTCGATGCGGGTGCGCTCGACATCTGCCGCCCGCACCGCTCCGGCCCGCTGCGCGGTCGTCGTGCGGACGCGCTCGGTCAGCTCGGCCTCCCGGCTGCGGACCACGATGGCGAGGGACAGAGTGCGGTGCAGCAGGGCGAGACCGAAGATCCCGAACCCGGATGCCGCGATGCCGAGGATGCCGACCAGCGGTGCCCACTCGACGGCGATTCCTCCGCCGCCGAAGGGACCCATCACGAACTCCGCCCCGGTGAACGGTGCGAAGGCGATGAAGGCCGACCAGACGAAGCTCCACGCGAGGCGGAGGACGATCCATCCGAGGATCGCGGCGATGGCGAAGTTCGCGACCGCCCGCCACATGCGTCCGTCGATCGCCTGGCGACCGAGTGAACGCAGCCAGCCGACGAAGCCGGGGCGCTCGCGGGGACGCAGCCGCAGCGGCGCGATCGGCGTGCGGTAGAGCGCTCCGATCCGTGCGACCTCGAACCAGCCGACTCCGAACAGCGCATAGACCAGGCCGACGAGCAGGACGACGCCGATACCCGCGGCGAAGAGAAGACCGAGGCCGGTGCCGAGAAGGCCGCCGAGGGTGGTGAAGATGAAGCCGCCGATAACGCCGACGCCTGCGAGATGCAGGATCGTGAGGAAGACGCGCAGCGGCGGCTTCGCGGCCACGGCCGTCGGCGGGGGCGCAGTGTGTGTCGTCATGGTTCCAAGGTACGCACGCGTCCCCCGCGCCGACACGGAGTCATCCGGACACCTGCGTTCGGGTTTTCCCGAACGCCCTCTGGCGTTTCGAATCGCTTGAATGGGGAGTTTCGGGGCCTTGGGACACCCATTTGCGCGATTCGAAAGCCGAGGAGGGAACGACGAAGGGGCGGATGCCGCAGCATCCGCCCCTTCGAGGAGTCAGGTCAGTTCGACATGAAGCCGACCAGCAGTCCGCCGGTCACCTTCACGGCAAGGTTGTAGATACCGGCGATCACGGCGCCGAGAACGGTGAAGACGATCAGGTTGAGGATCGCGACGACGGCGGCGAAAGCCATCACCTGCGGCAGGCCGACGACCTCGGTGAGCACGATGGTGCCATCCGAGAACTTGGCCACGAATTCACTGGCCGACGCCATGATCGTCGCCTGGAGCACCAGGAAGATCAGGAAGAACGAGACCATGGTGACGACCGCGAGGGCGACCGCTCCGAGGAACGACAGCTTCACCGCCGACCAGAAGTCCACGTACACCAGACGCAGGCGGACCTGCTTGCCGCCGGTCTTCCGTGTGGACTTCTTCGCCAGCTTGTCGGCTACCGTGCTCATTCGTCCGTGCTTTCCTCAGGGGTCTGTGTCGTCTCGGGGGCTTCGGCTGCGGATTCCGCATCCACCTCCGCCGATTCCTCTTCCTCGGCGAGGCCCCGCTCGCCATTGCGGGCGATGGCGAGGATCCGGTCGGCTTCCGACGTCCGTGCGAACACCACTCCCATGGTGTCTCGGCCCTTGGCGGGCACCTCGGCCACGGCAGAGCGTACCACCTTGCCGCTGGACAGAACCACCAAGACCTCGTCGTCCTCCGAGACGATCAGACCGCCCGCGAGGGTGCCCCGATCGTCGTTCAGCTTGGCGACCTTGATGCCCGTTCCGCCGCGTCCCTGCACGCGATACTCCTCCACGGCGGTGCGCTTCGCGTACCCCGCGTCGGTGACGATGAACACGAATTTTCCGGGTGCGGCGAAGGATGCCGAGAGCAGGCTGTCGCCCTCGATCTTGAACTTCATGCCCCGCACGCCGGCCGTCGCGCGACCCATCGGACGGAGGGCCGCGTCGGTCGCCTCGAACCGCACGGACATGCCGCGGCGGCTGATGAGGAGGATGTCGTCGGATGCATCGACCAGCAGTGCGCTGACCAGCTCATCCTCGTCGTTCAGACGGATCGCGATGACGCCGCCCTGACGGTTGGTGTCGTACGCGTCGAGGCGCGTCTTCTTCACCAGGCCCTCGCGGGTCGCGAGTACCAGGTACTCGGCGACGGCGTAGTCGCGGATGTCGAGCACCTGCGCGATGCTCTCGTCGGGCTGCAGCGCCAGCAGGTTCGCGACGTGCGTGCCCTTCGCGTCGCGTCCGGCCTCGGGCACCTCGTAGGTCTTCGCGCGATACACGCGGCCCTTGTCGGTGAAGAACAGCAGCCAGTGGTGCGTCGTCGTGACGAAGAAGTGCTCGACGATGTCGTCCGCCCGCAGCTGCGCGCCCTTGATGCCCTTGCCACCGCGGTGCTGCGAGCGGTAGTTGTCGCTGCGCGTGCGCTTGATGTAGCCGTCGCGCGTGACGGTGACGACCATCTCCTCCTCGGCGATGAGGTCTTCCATCGAGACGTCGCCGTCGAAGCCGTGCAGGATGTGCGTGCGGCGCTCGTCTCCGAAGCGGTCGACGATCGCCGTGAGCTCCTCGCGGATGATCGTGCGCTGACGCCCCTCGTCGGCGAGGATCGCCTTGTAGTCGGTGATCTGCGCCTCGAGCTCGGTCGCCTGATCGATGATCTTCTGGCGCTCGAGGGCGGCCAGACGACGCAGCTGCATCTGCAGGATCGCGTCGGCCTGGATCTCGTCGATGTCGAGGAGCTTCTGCAAACCCTCGTTCGCCTCCTGCGTGGTCTGCGATCGGCGGATGAGCGCGATGACCTCGTCGAGCGCGTCGAGCGCCTTGAGGTAGCCGCGCAGGATGTGCATGCGCTTCTCGGCCTCGTTGAGGCGGTACTGCGTACGCCGGACGATGACCTCGATCTGGTGGGTGATCCAGTACGAGACGAAGCCGTCGATCGCGAGTGTGCGGGGCACGCCGTCGACGATCGCGAGCATGTTCGCGCCGAAGTTCTCCTGCAGCTGTGTGTGCTTGTACAGGTTGTTCAGCACGACCTTGGCGACGGCATCCCGCTTGAGCACGACGACCAGGCGCTGGCCCGTACGGTCGGACGACTCATCGCGGATGTCGGCGATGCCGGTGATCTTGCCGTCACGGGCGAGGTCGCCGATCTTCACCGCCACGTTGTCGGGATTGACCTGGTACGGCAGCTCGGTGATCACGAGGCACGTGCGTCCCTGGATCTCCTCGACGCCGACGACCGCGCGCATCGTGATCGAGCCACGACCCGTGCGGTACGCCTCCTGGATGCCCTTGGTGCCGAGGATCTGCGCGCCGGTCGGGAAGTCCGGGCCCGGGATGCGCTGGATCAGTCCTTCGAGCAGCTCCTCGCGCGAGATGTTCGCGTTGTCGAGCGCCCAGAGCGCGGCCTCCGACACCTCGCGCAGGTTGTGCGGCGGGATGTTGGTGGCCATACCGACCGCAATACCGACCGAGCCGTTGACGAGCAGGTTCGGGAAGCGCGCCGGGAGGACCGTCGGCTCCTGGGTCTGACCGTCGTAGTTGTCCTGGAAGTCGACGGTGTCTTCTTCGATGTCGCGCACCATCTCGAGCGCGAGCGGGGCCATCTTGGTCTCGGTGTAACGCGGGGCCGCAGCACCCATGTTGCCGGGCGAACCGAAGTTGCCCTGGCCGAGGGCCAGCGGGTAGCGCAGGGACCACGGCTGCACGAGACGCACGAGCGCGTCGTAGATCGCCGAGTCGCCGTGCGGGTGGTACTGACCCATGACCTCGCCGACCACACGGGCGCACTTCGAGAACGACTTGTCGGGGCGGAACCCGCCGTCGTACATGCCGTAGATCACGCGGCGGTGCACGGGCTTGAGACCATCGCGGACGTCGGGCAGGGCACGGCCGACGATGACGGCCATCGCATAGTCGAGATAGCTGCGCTGCATCTCCGACTGCAGGTCGACCTGGTCGATCTTGCCGTGGTCGTGCGCCGGCTCGGGGCGTTCTTCTTCAGTCATGAGTCATTTCCTGGTTGCTGAGCTTGACGAAGCATCCGGGTCCCGTCGACGAGTTC includes the following:
- the gyrA gene encoding DNA gyrase subunit A; protein product: MTEEERPEPAHDHGKIDQVDLQSEMQRSYLDYAMAVIVGRALPDVRDGLKPVHRRVIYGMYDGGFRPDKSFSKCARVVGEVMGQYHPHGDSAIYDALVRLVQPWSLRYPLALGQGNFGSPGNMGAAAPRYTETKMAPLALEMVRDIEEDTVDFQDNYDGQTQEPTVLPARFPNLLVNGSVGIAVGMATNIPPHNLREVSEAALWALDNANISREELLEGLIQRIPGPDFPTGAQILGTKGIQEAYRTGRGSITMRAVVGVEEIQGRTCLVITELPYQVNPDNVAVKIGDLARDGKITGIADIRDESSDRTGQRLVVVLKRDAVAKVVLNNLYKHTQLQENFGANMLAIVDGVPRTLAIDGFVSYWITHQIEVIVRRTQYRLNEAEKRMHILRGYLKALDALDEVIALIRRSQTTQEANEGLQKLLDIDEIQADAILQMQLRRLAALERQKIIDQATELEAQITDYKAILADEGRQRTIIREELTAIVDRFGDERRTHILHGFDGDVSMEDLIAEEEMVVTVTRDGYIKRTRSDNYRSQHRGGKGIKGAQLRADDIVEHFFVTTTHHWLLFFTDKGRVYRAKTYEVPEAGRDAKGTHVANLLALQPDESIAQVLDIRDYAVAEYLVLATREGLVKKTRLDAYDTNRQGGVIAIRLNDEDELVSALLVDASDDILLISRRGMSVRFEATDAALRPMGRATAGVRGMKFKIEGDSLLSASFAAPGKFVFIVTDAGYAKRTAVEEYRVQGRGGTGIKVAKLNDDRGTLAGGLIVSEDDEVLVVLSSGKVVRSAVAEVPAKGRDTMGVVFARTSEADRILAIARNGERGLAEEEESAEVDAESAAEAPETTQTPEESTDE
- a CDS encoding DUF3566 domain-containing protein, translated to MSTVADKLAKKSTRKTGGKQVRLRLVYVDFWSAVKLSFLGAVALAVVTMVSFFLIFLVLQATIMASASEFVAKFSDGTIVLTEVVGLPQVMAFAAVVAILNLIVFTVLGAVIAGIYNLAVKVTGGLLVGFMSN
- a CDS encoding DUF3253 domain-containing protein, whose amino-acid sequence is MTTTERGSGTDEGPERTADGHHITVNGRRWRATDPAIPDTFRQELVDELMAARRAVKSDEPDARRRVHDAKTALGERGAPWWEEPTDAAFEERAAAAMRALTRKRSESSICPSDVARAIGGESWRSRMDDVRRVAADLAARDEVVVTQKGEPVRIEEARGPVRIIRGPAL
- a CDS encoding histidine kinase, with the protein product MTTHTAPPPTAVAAKPPLRVFLTILHLAGVGVIGGFIFTTLGGLLGTGLGLLFAAGIGVVLLVGLVYALFGVGWFEVARIGALYRTPIAPLRLRPRERPGFVGWLRSLGRQAIDGRMWRAVANFAIAAILGWIVLRLAWSFVWSAFIAFAPFTGAEFVMGPFGGGGIAVEWAPLVGILGIAASGFGIFGLALLHRTLSLAIVVRSREAELTERVRTTTAQRAGAVRAADVERTRIERDLHDGVQPRLVSVGMTLGLAQQRDRQRSGCREGAHRGGAHLHEGGHHRTAPARPRHPRLGARRPRSGCGALRPRRPLPHPRASRRAHGWALQPRGGSRRVLRHRGVAHQCGEALPGQ
- a CDS encoding response regulator transcription factor, which translates into the protein MRILICEDSVLLREGLVRLLEDAGHQVVAALPDTTGLGDAVTETDPELCILDVRLPPTFTDEGIRAALGLRQTHPSLAILVLSQYVEERYASDLIAAQGGPLGYLLKDRVADVAEFLASVQRISEGATVLDPEVVAQLLTRRNRDDRMLRLTERERTVLALIAEGKSNQAIAGLLFLSEASVEKHITSIFQKLGFEQGESGNRRVLAALAHIENTGGPTPPAGPTGASR
- a CDS encoding DUF4097 family beta strand repeat-containing protein, with product MTNEQNDFAGGHTPLTPPPADAAASATPDADPWTAEPVETSRTAGPDAAPRSSGVNAIMIVTAVVGGIALVGSGGTAALAATGNLMGAGRPDAVQTVEVDGIDTIDLDVDGSNMRIEFGDVDEAELSITNARGPAWTFEREGDELVVHGPESSWGWWFGNWFGDEEIAVLTLPESLSGEGLDGDLNLDAGSLEVEGDYGHLDVEVSAGSLDVNGSADSLDMQMNAGRADVLLDGVDDAVLGVSAGSLDVELTGTPPSTTTIDVSAGSLDLTVPDVGYTLTQDISAGSLDAKIEQSGTGKRSIDVSLSAGSVNIRPGN
- a CDS encoding lytic polysaccharide monooxygenase, encoding MTSLSRTGFAALGVVALAAAGMLVAPASPASAHGYVGGTSSSLISRAAWTANADRGAVQYEPQSLEAPKGFPAAGPADGKLASAGGLFGGTLDEQSSTRWAKNVVQAGPVQVAWSLTAGHRTSEWRYFITKQGWDQNDELERADLEPLTSFDGGGAIPAVPTVHTLNIPADHKGYHVIYAVWDIADTQNAFYNTIDIDIRGGGAVDPVDPVDPVDPIDPVDPVDPVDPVDPVDPVEGIAPWSATGVYSIGDLVQHQGTVYRAVQSHRGWGDASWITALSLWEPTTATEHTHTH